From a region of the Dunckerocampus dactyliophorus isolate RoL2022-P2 chromosome 20, RoL_Ddac_1.1, whole genome shotgun sequence genome:
- the LOC129173201 gene encoding major histocompatibility complex class I-related gene protein-like isoform X1, which yields MGEVKILLLLLCCHVASPGVTHYLWHVYTVTTGIANLPGTVAVVVVDGIPTVHYDSLTNTAVPEEAWMNSITQFEPDYWKKQTSFWEGQDHYGRINIDILRKRFNHTQGVHVFQVLHGCEYDDQTGVPSGFNYHSYDGDDTLFLDVKERRWISLKPQMDDTQRKWNDNTGWMEFMEHRLLKECPQLLNNTLECGKSVLQRIERPMVSLLQTSPSAVVTCHATGFYPDIADMFWSRDGKQIYEHVEHGELLPNHDHTFQLSVTLDVNALPPHDWQRYACVFRLSGLQEDIVVPLDASKIMTNYVKPHNIAIPVGTLVAGIVAAVAVAIGIYVCKKRRDHKAERGSDEDVGWRRCKDADPEDTP from the exons GAGTGACGCACTACTTGTGGCACGTGTACACGGTGACCACCGGCATCGCCAACCTTCCTGGCACGGTGGCGGTGGTGGTCGTTGACGGGATTCCCACGGTTCACTACGACAGCCTCACCAACACCGCCGTGCCCGAAGAAGCCTGGATGAACAGCATTACCCAATTCGAACCTGATTACTGGAAGAAGCAAACGTCCTTCTGGGAAGGTCAAGACCACTATGGGAGAATCAACATCGACATTCTTAGGAAGCGCTTCAACCACACTCAAG GCGTGCACGTGTTCCAGGTGTTGCACGGCTGCGAGTATGACGACCAGACGGGCGTGCCAAGCGGTTTCAATTATCACAGTTACGATGGAGATGACACGTTGTTCCTGGACGTGAAGGAGCGGCGTTGGATCTCCTTGAAGCCTCAGATGGACGACACCCAGAGGAAGTGGAACGACAACACGGGTTGGATGGAGTTCATGGAGCACCGCCTGCTGAAAGAATGTCCTCAGCTCCTCAATAACACACTGGAATGCGGAAAAAGCGTCCTGCAGAGAATTG AGCGACCCATGGTGTCTCTGCTGCAGACCAGTCCATCGGCAGTGGTCACATGCCACGCCACAGGCTTCTACCCCGACATAGCTGACATGTTCTGGAGCAGAGACGGGAAGCAGATTTATGAGCACGTGGAGCACGGCGAGCTCCTCCCCAACCACGACcacaccttccagctcagcGTGACGTTGGACGTGAATGCGCTGCCGCCCCACGACTGGCAAAGATACGCCTGCGTCTTCCGGCTGTCTGGGCTCCAGGAGGACATTGTCGTCCCGTTGGACGCGTCCAAAATCATGACCAACTACG TGAAGCCTCACAACATCGCCATCCCCGTCGGCACGCTCGTCGCCGGCATTGTCGCGGCAGTAGCGGTGGCCATCGGCATCTACGTTTGTAAGAAGAGACGAG ATCACAAGGCCGAACGAG GAAGTGACGAGGACGTCGGATGGAGACGCTGCAAGGATGCCGACCCTGAGGACACGCCTTAG
- the LOC129173201 gene encoding major histocompatibility complex class I-related gene protein-like isoform X2 gives MGEVKILLLLLCCHVASPVTHYLWHVYTVTTGIANLPGTVAVVVVDGIPTVHYDSLTNTAVPEEAWMNSITQFEPDYWKKQTSFWEGQDHYGRINIDILRKRFNHTQGVHVFQVLHGCEYDDQTGVPSGFNYHSYDGDDTLFLDVKERRWISLKPQMDDTQRKWNDNTGWMEFMEHRLLKECPQLLNNTLECGKSVLQRIERPMVSLLQTSPSAVVTCHATGFYPDIADMFWSRDGKQIYEHVEHGELLPNHDHTFQLSVTLDVNALPPHDWQRYACVFRLSGLQEDIVVPLDASKIMTNYVKPHNIAIPVGTLVAGIVAAVAVAIGIYVCKKRRDHKAERGSDEDVGWRRCKDADPEDTP, from the exons TGACGCACTACTTGTGGCACGTGTACACGGTGACCACCGGCATCGCCAACCTTCCTGGCACGGTGGCGGTGGTGGTCGTTGACGGGATTCCCACGGTTCACTACGACAGCCTCACCAACACCGCCGTGCCCGAAGAAGCCTGGATGAACAGCATTACCCAATTCGAACCTGATTACTGGAAGAAGCAAACGTCCTTCTGGGAAGGTCAAGACCACTATGGGAGAATCAACATCGACATTCTTAGGAAGCGCTTCAACCACACTCAAG GCGTGCACGTGTTCCAGGTGTTGCACGGCTGCGAGTATGACGACCAGACGGGCGTGCCAAGCGGTTTCAATTATCACAGTTACGATGGAGATGACACGTTGTTCCTGGACGTGAAGGAGCGGCGTTGGATCTCCTTGAAGCCTCAGATGGACGACACCCAGAGGAAGTGGAACGACAACACGGGTTGGATGGAGTTCATGGAGCACCGCCTGCTGAAAGAATGTCCTCAGCTCCTCAATAACACACTGGAATGCGGAAAAAGCGTCCTGCAGAGAATTG AGCGACCCATGGTGTCTCTGCTGCAGACCAGTCCATCGGCAGTGGTCACATGCCACGCCACAGGCTTCTACCCCGACATAGCTGACATGTTCTGGAGCAGAGACGGGAAGCAGATTTATGAGCACGTGGAGCACGGCGAGCTCCTCCCCAACCACGACcacaccttccagctcagcGTGACGTTGGACGTGAATGCGCTGCCGCCCCACGACTGGCAAAGATACGCCTGCGTCTTCCGGCTGTCTGGGCTCCAGGAGGACATTGTCGTCCCGTTGGACGCGTCCAAAATCATGACCAACTACG TGAAGCCTCACAACATCGCCATCCCCGTCGGCACGCTCGTCGCCGGCATTGTCGCGGCAGTAGCGGTGGCCATCGGCATCTACGTTTGTAAGAAGAGACGAG ATCACAAGGCCGAACGAG GAAGTGACGAGGACGTCGGATGGAGACGCTGCAAGGATGCCGACCCTGAGGACACGCCTTAG
- the LOC129173202 gene encoding zinc finger protein 79-like translates to MSKVEMLRLLINQRLAEVADEIFGVFGRTIAEFEEELCRSRREIERQRRLLDFSIKTSNRAAPREPQDWTSGLDLEEHVPPPIKEEEEQQDDTPPGSEPGGMFSFPSGDLEWADGVSPTSDLPSQNTDNSDAQAGTSVQHTYVDPAAPLSDEADSYICSICGRTFARRGPWSKHMRDHAKQDVNKADKSYICTICGKRLTRFDGYRKHLRVHTGERPYRCAACGRRFSDNSNYRRHVRTCVQISQDAAHT, encoded by the exons ATGTCCAAAGTTGAGATGCTGCGTCTGCTGATCAACCAGCGGCTGGCCGAGGTCGCAGACGAGATCTTCGGCGTGTTCGGCAGGACCATCGCGGAGTTCGAGGAGGAACTCTGTCGCTCCAGGCGGGAGATCGAACGTCAGCGGCGGCTGCTGGATTTCTCCATCAAAACGTCCAACAGAGCAG CTCCCAGAGAGCCTCAGGATTGGACGTCCGGTCTGGACCTGGAAGAACACGTCCCCCCTCCCatcaaagaggaagaagagcagCAAGATGACACGCCCCCAGGTTCCGAGCCCGGTGGCATGTTCTCATTCCCGAGTGGCGACTTGGAGTGGGCCGATGGTGTCTCGCCAACCTCTGACCTCCCCAGCCAGAACACGGACAACTCAGACGCTCAGGCAGGAACGTCAGTGCAGCACACCTACGTGGATCCGGCGGCGCCGCTGTCCGATGAGGCGGACTCGTACATCTGTAGCATCTGTGGACGGACCTTCGCCCGCCGAGGACCATGGTCCAAACACATGCGGGACCACGCCAAGCAAGACGTGAACAAAGCGGACAAGTCGTACATTTGCACCATCTGCGGGAAGAGATTGACCCGCTTCGACGGCTACCGGAAACATCTGCGCGTGCACACGGGCGAGAGACCGTACCGCTGCGCTGCCTGCGGACGCCGCTTCAGCGACAACTCCAACTACAGGCGACACGTTCGAACCTGTGTTCAAATTTCACAGGACGCGGCCCACACGTGA
- the LOC129173199 gene encoding semaphorin-6D-like isoform X2 has product MTTLEQVGSEMVGQARCPFESGQSNVGLFAGGDFYSATMTDFLASDAVIYRSLGAGRPVLRTVKYDSKWLREPHFLHAIDYGSYIYFFLSEIAVEYTTLGKVVFSRVARVCKNDNGGSPRVLDKYWTSFLKARLNCSVPGDSFFYFDVLQSLTNVLQINGRPAVVGVFTTQANSIPGSAVCAFYMDDVEKVFNGRFKEQRNSDSSWTTVPDEQVPRPRPGVCAGDGPAADYKSSVQFPDETLTFIKSHPLMDEAVLSVNHRPSFTRTSSRSKLTQIVVDAAAGPYKDRTIMFLGSDDGRVLKVLAGMLPNDTFGSKLLEDIDAYDPSRCDLQDQEDRRVLGLELDKDHHALFVAFTNCIIRVPLSRCSRHGACKKGCLTSRDPYCIWLRTGSCTNMAPGFKAGFEQDIEGDHSTAAACHADILDTSSDRESPADSAYGVQRLPDVDQRSAAHVHYTLLLACVLLAFFLGAILSAFLASCYCGRSSTHHAGKLSKDPEEVLPHALSLRSLAKLSGLLDGQPKEEKIDMSTCPKMYTSFIPNGGTEPHLATAANQNLPLGEARLSLSQEDVELSSVPTPDPSPEFPKQTSEVGRHHPCETASDATKAVTGKSQPTYLQCRHGNSHSEHGNAWNDEQVTGDGHHCYKSSPQVPVDVSALDELLKHIHEVSASGSGGIKVLTSSSSSSMGHHHHPHGFNHSHRQGNQHHDTSQHHHHQQRIPETEQTSYYGDSTPLWDGLSKQLDTPTRNSASSSASKAAIPSSRFLEMPGHLQRHALVKMGSGVPRHHSFNQRGAPPFLARMNTNSSSNGPPVASACLTRQHSYSEGPHAQRAAVVRRTVSMKPKVPPKPLFLPNVAASALAEATKSNY; this is encoded by the exons ATGACCACGCTGGAGCAGGTGGGGTCGGAGATGGTGGGCCAGGCTCGTTGTCCCTTTGAGTCGGGTCAGTCCAACGTGGGATTGTTTGCTG GTGGAGACTTCTACTCGGCCACCATGACTGACTTCCTTGCCAGTGACGCTGTCATCTACCGGAGCCTCGGAGCTGGGCGGCCGGTCCTCAGGACGGTCAAGTACGACTCCAAGTGGCTCCGAG AGCCGCACTTTCTGCATGCCATCGACTACGGGAGCTACATATACTTCTTCCTGAGCGAGATAGCCGTGGAGTACACCACCTTGGGGAAG GTTGTGTTCTCTCGGGTGGCGCGGGTGTGTAAGAACGATAACGGCGGCTCTCCAAGAGTTCTGGACAAGTACTGGACTTCCTTTCTGAAG GCCCGTCTGAACTGTTCGGTCCCGGGAGATTCTTTCTTCTACTTTGACGTGCTGCAGTCGCTCACCAACGTGCTGCAGATCAACGGCAGGCCTGCTGTGGTCGGCGTCTTCACCACACAGGCCAACAG CATCCCTGGCTCCGCGGTGTGTGCGTTCTACATGGATGATGTTGAGAAGGTGTTCAACGGAAGGTTTAAGGAGCAGCGGAACAGTGACTCGTCGTGGACTACAGTCCCAGATGAGCAGGTTCCCAGGCCCAG ACCTGGTGTGTGTGCCGGCGACGGCCCGGCGGCCGACTACAAGTCTTCTGTTCAGTTCCCGGATGAGACGTTGACTTTTATCAAGTCGCACCCTCTGATGGATGAAGCCGTTCTCTCCGTCAACCATCGGCCGTCTTTCACCAGGACGTCCAGCAG GTCCAAGCTGACCCAGATTGTGGTGGACGCGGCGGCCGGCCCCTACAAGGATCGGACCATTATGTTCCTGGGTTCCGATGACGGGAGAGTCCTGAAGGTTTTGGCCGGCATGCTTCCCAATGACACCTTCGGATCCAAACTTCTGGAGGACATAGACGCCTACGACCCATCCAG GTGTGACCTTCAGGACCAAGAGGACAGGAGGGTTCTGGGCCTGGAGCTGGACAAGGACCACCACGCCTTGTTTGTCGCCTTCACCAACTGCATCATCCGAGTGCCGCTCAGCCGCTGCAGCCGACATGGCGCCTGCAAGAA GGGGTGTCTGACATCTCGTGACCCGTACTGCATCTGGTTGCGCACGGGGAGCTGCACTAACATGGCGCCTGGTTTCAA GGCGGGGTTTGAACAGGACATCGAGGGCGACCACTCGACTGCGGCCGCCTGCCACG ctgaCATCTTGGACACCTCGAGTGACCGGGAGTCGCCTGCAGACTCGGCATACG GTGTCCAGCGTCTTCCTGACGTGGACCAGCGTTCAGCCGCTCACGTGCATTACACGCTGCTGCTCGCCTGCGTGCTACTCGCCTTCTTCCTGGGCGCGATCTTGTCCGCCTTTCTTGCGTCGTGCTACTGCGGCCGCAGCTCCACCCACCACGCCGGGAAGTTGTCCAAAGACCCGGAGGAGGTGCTGCCACACGCCTTGTCCCTGCGCTCCCTCGCCAAGCTGAGCGGCCTCCTGGACGGGCAGCCCAAG GAAGAAAAAATTGACATGTCCACGTGTCCAAAGATGTACACCTCCTTCATCCCCAACGGAGGCACAGAACCTCACCTCGCCACTGCCGCAAACCAGAACCTTCCTCTGGGAGAGGCCCGACTCAGCCTGTCCCAG GAGGATGTCGAGCTGTCGAGTGTTCCCACGCCGGACCCCAGTCCAGAATTCCCAAAGCAGACGAGTGAGGTCGGGCGGCATCACCCGTGCGAGACGGCCTCAGACGCCACCAAGGCGGTGACGGGAAAGTCTCAACCCACCTACCTGCaatgtcgccatggcaacagtcATAGCGAGCATGGCAATGCTTGGAATGATGAGCAGGTCACAGGAGACGGCCATCACTGCTACAAGTCGAGCCCCCAAGTACCCGTGGACGTGTCGGCGCTGGACGAGCTGCTCAAGCACATCCACGAGGTCAGCGCCTCCGGAAGTGGAGGAATCAAAGTCCTGACGTCCTCGTCATCTTCCTCCATggggcatcatcatcatcctcatggCTTCAACCACAGCCATCGCCAAGGCAACCAGCACCACGACACCAgccaacatcatcatcatcagcagcgAATCCCCGAGACGGAACAGACTTCGTACTACGGCGACTCCACGCCACTGTGGGACGGCCTCTCCAAACAACTGGACACGCCTACTCGAAACTCCGCCTCCTCTTCAGCCAGCAAGGCTGCAATCCCGTCCTCGCGGTTCTTGGAGATGCCCGGACACTTGCAGCGGCACGCTCTGGTAAAGATGGGCAGCGGTGTGCCGCGTCACCACAGCTTCAACCAGCGGGGGGCACCACCATTCCTCGCCAGGATGAACACTAACAGCAGCAGTAACGGCCCCCCCGTCGCCAGCGCCTGTCTGACGCGACAACACAGCTACAGCGAAGGGCCGCATGCCCAGCGGGCGGCCGTCGTGCGGCGGACGGTGTCCATGAAACCCAAAGTCCCGCCCAAACCCTTGTTCCTTCCCAATGTGGCCGCATCGGCGCTCGCTGAGGCGACCAAGTCGAACTACTGA